Proteins from one Candidatus Margulisiibacteriota bacterium genomic window:
- a CDS encoding AAA family ATPase codes for MICQSCKINPATVHITKIINGKKVERHLCGQCAAAEGFVPGGDLENFGLADFPGFFEFPDLFASLFKRRPSERFYDYFSESANKILQLATEEANRLGHDHVRTEHLLLGLIKAEGAAYKVLQTLGVDLVNLFSDLESLIGRGEGSPKKMTLSPRAKKALELAYQAARELGFNYVGEEHILLGIIREGESIAAQALHKRKINFDKVARQIITDVEKALGSGAPEDAQQDYPEGPEEFEGEGGGEMPEGMLGFPGIGIGAPPRPQKPALTTFGRDLTAMARKGELDPVIDREKEIERIIRILSRRTKNNPALLGDPGVGKTAIVEGLAERIVSGDVPEILKDKQVIALDLGGMVAGTKYRGEFESRVKKVLDEILSKKRQVILFIDELHTLVGAGGAEGAIDAANMLKPALARGELQVIGATTVDEYRKNIEKDAALERRFQPVLIGEPSVELTIEILKGIRDRYEAHHRVKIPDAALVAATTLSHRYISDRFLPDKAIDVMDEAGAKVRLRTISPPAELKMVQKELAALKREKEEALTGQKYEKAATYRDKSAELEKKMKELDEKWKLERGTGEPTVTEDDIASIVSDWTGIPVIKLTAAETEKLIHMETELHKRIIGQDEAVVAISQAIRRGRAGLKPPQRPVGSFIFAGPTGVGKTEVARRLAEFLFGTQEALVRIDMSEYMEKHTVSRMVGAPPGYVGYEEGGTLTEAVRRKPYSVILFDEIEKAHPDVFNILLQILEDGRLTDSKGHVVDFKNTVVIMTSNIGQKEIVQTGPIGFLPREDREATYDKMRDTVLADMKKDFRPEFLNRIDEIIVFHPLDEDELKQIAGLIIADLEKQVETRGFRLEVTDEVKAKVIKEGYEPKYGARPLRRAVQHLLENPLSNEIIAGKFKDGDTVIAAVVEGKITFTPGLRKAEKKEPPKPAEPPAPPPAKEKKTKKK; via the coding sequence ATGATCTGTCAAAGTTGCAAGATCAACCCGGCGACGGTCCATATCACCAAGATAATCAACGGCAAGAAAGTCGAACGCCACCTCTGCGGCCAATGCGCGGCGGCCGAGGGCTTTGTGCCGGGGGGCGACTTGGAGAATTTCGGCCTGGCCGATTTCCCCGGCTTTTTCGAGTTCCCCGACCTGTTCGCCTCGCTCTTCAAGCGGCGCCCGTCCGAGCGGTTCTACGACTATTTCTCCGAATCGGCCAATAAGATCCTGCAATTGGCCACCGAGGAAGCGAACCGCCTGGGCCACGACCATGTCCGGACCGAACACTTGCTGCTTGGCCTGATCAAGGCCGAAGGCGCCGCCTACAAAGTCCTGCAGACGCTCGGCGTCGACCTGGTCAATCTCTTTTCCGACCTCGAATCACTGATCGGCCGCGGCGAGGGCTCCCCCAAGAAAATGACCCTGTCGCCCAGGGCGAAAAAGGCCTTGGAACTGGCCTACCAGGCCGCCCGCGAGCTCGGCTTTAATTACGTCGGCGAAGAACACATCCTGCTCGGCATCATCCGCGAAGGCGAAAGCATCGCGGCGCAAGCGCTCCACAAACGGAAGATCAATTTTGACAAGGTCGCCCGCCAGATCATCACCGACGTCGAAAAAGCGCTCGGCTCCGGCGCCCCCGAAGACGCCCAGCAGGACTACCCCGAAGGGCCCGAGGAGTTCGAGGGCGAGGGGGGCGGCGAAATGCCCGAGGGGATGCTCGGTTTCCCCGGCATCGGGATCGGCGCCCCGCCGCGGCCGCAAAAGCCGGCCCTCACCACCTTCGGCCGCGATCTGACCGCCATGGCCCGCAAAGGCGAACTGGACCCGGTCATCGACCGGGAAAAAGAGATCGAGCGGATCATTCGCATCCTCTCCCGCCGGACCAAGAACAACCCCGCCCTGCTCGGCGACCCCGGCGTCGGCAAAACGGCGATCGTCGAAGGGCTGGCCGAGCGGATCGTCAGCGGCGACGTCCCGGAGATCCTGAAGGACAAACAGGTCATCGCCCTCGACCTGGGCGGCATGGTCGCCGGTACCAAATACCGCGGCGAGTTCGAGTCGCGCGTCAAAAAGGTCCTCGACGAGATCCTCTCCAAGAAGCGGCAAGTCATCCTCTTTATCGACGAGCTGCACACCCTCGTCGGCGCCGGCGGCGCGGAAGGGGCGATCGACGCGGCGAACATGCTCAAGCCGGCCCTGGCGCGGGGCGAATTGCAAGTGATCGGCGCGACCACGGTCGACGAATACCGGAAGAACATCGAAAAAGACGCCGCGCTGGAGCGGCGCTTCCAGCCGGTCCTGATCGGCGAACCGTCGGTCGAGCTGACGATCGAGATCCTGAAAGGGATCCGCGACCGCTACGAAGCGCACCACCGGGTCAAGATCCCCGATGCGGCGCTGGTCGCGGCCACCACCCTCTCCCACCGCTACATCTCCGACCGGTTCCTGCCGGACAAGGCGATCGACGTCATGGACGAAGCGGGCGCCAAGGTCCGCCTCCGGACGATCTCGCCCCCGGCCGAGCTGAAAATGGTCCAAAAAGAGCTGGCGGCGCTGAAACGGGAAAAAGAAGAAGCGCTGACCGGCCAAAAATACGAAAAAGCGGCGACCTATCGCGACAAGAGCGCCGAGTTAGAGAAAAAAATGAAAGAGCTGGACGAAAAATGGAAACTCGAACGCGGCACCGGCGAACCGACGGTGACCGAAGACGATATCGCCTCGATCGTGTCGGACTGGACCGGCATCCCGGTCATCAAGCTGACCGCCGCGGAAACGGAAAAGCTGATCCACATGGAAACCGAGCTCCACAAACGGATCATCGGGCAGGACGAGGCGGTCGTCGCCATTTCGCAGGCCATCCGCCGCGGCCGCGCCGGCCTCAAGCCGCCGCAGCGCCCGGTCGGCTCGTTCATTTTTGCCGGCCCGACCGGCGTCGGTAAGACCGAGGTCGCCCGCCGCCTGGCCGAGTTCCTCTTCGGCACGCAGGAGGCGCTGGTCCGGATCGACATGTCGGAATACATGGAAAAGCACACCGTTTCCCGCATGGTCGGCGCCCCCCCCGGGTACGTCGGCTACGAAGAAGGCGGCACCCTGACCGAAGCGGTGCGCCGCAAACCGTACTCGGTCATTCTCTTCGACGAGATCGAAAAAGCGCACCCCGACGTTTTCAACATCTTATTGCAGATCTTGGAAGACGGCCGGCTGACCGATTCCAAGGGTCACGTCGTCGACTTCAAGAACACGGTCGTGATCATGACCAGCAATATCGGCCAGAAAGAGATCGTCCAGACCGGGCCGATCGGCTTCCTGCCGCGCGAAGACCGGGAAGCGACCTACGACAAGATGCGGGACACGGTCCTGGCCGACATGAAGAAAGATTTCCGGCCGGAGTTCCTCAACCGGATCGACGAGATCATCGTCTTCCACCCGCTCGACGAGGACGAGCTGAAGCAGATCGCCGGCCTGATCATCGCCGACCTGGAAAAACAGGTCGAGACCCGCGGCTTCCGGCTGGAAGTGACCGACGAGGTCAAGGCGAAGGTGATCAAGGAAGGGTACGAACCGAAGTACGGCGCGCGGCCGCTCCGCCGCGCCGTCCAGCACCTGCTGGAAAATCCGCTCAGTAACGAGATCATCGCCGGCAAGTTCAAGGACGGCGACACCGTTATTGCCGCCGTGGTCGAAGGGAAGATCACCTTTACCCCCGGCCTCCGCAAGGCGGAAAAGAAAGAACCGCCCAAGCCGGCCGAGCCGCCGGCCCCGCCCCCGGCCAAAGAGAAGAAGACGAAAAAGAAATGA
- a CDS encoding MerR family transcriptional regulator, with protein MFGWVHDSHKPVYTIQVAAELIGCHPRTLRIYEEVGLVHPRRTAKNYRLYSQGDLTRIKQFCALMDEWDLNLSGVKALLEMAERFHIGVEKLIEEML; from the coding sequence ATGTTCGGCTGGGTCCACGATAGCCATAAGCCGGTCTACACCATTCAAGTCGCCGCGGAGCTGATCGGCTGCCACCCGCGAACTTTACGGATCTACGAAGAAGTCGGCCTGGTCCATCCGCGGCGCACGGCCAAGAATTATCGTCTTTATTCCCAGGGCGACCTGACCCGGATCAAGCAGTTCTGCGCGCTGATGGACGAATGGGACCTGAATCTCTCCGGCGTCAAGGCGCTGCTGGAAATGGCCGAGCGCTTCCACATTGGGGTCGAAAAGCTGATCGAGGAAATGCTATAA
- the trpB gene encoding tryptophan synthase subunit beta, whose product MVDSHQLPDSRGYFGQFGGRFVPETLMAPLEELTAAYFTARKDPAFQAELDYYLEQYAGRPTPLYCAARLSDELGGPKIYLKREDLCHTGAHKINNVLGQLLLARRMGKRRIIAETGAGQHGVATATGAALLGMECAVYMGSADVKRQALNVFRMELLGAKVIPVTAGSKTLKDAVNETFRDWMAHPTDTFYCLGSCVGPHPYPLMVRDFQSVIGREAKVQHLAAEKKEPDCLVACVGGGSNSIGLFHPFLADSGVRIIGVEAAGAASLCKGTIGVLHGAREYVLQSKTGQIMNTHSISAGLDYSGSGPEHSYLKDAGRVEYVTANDKEALDGFRLLSRTEGIIPALESSHAIAYLRKLAPQMDRSQTVIVCLSGRGDKDVESIRSLRRA is encoded by the coding sequence ATGGTCGATTCCCACCAGCTACCCGACAGCCGCGGTTATTTTGGCCAATTCGGCGGACGGTTCGTGCCGGAGACGCTGATGGCGCCGCTGGAGGAATTGACCGCAGCTTATTTCACCGCGAGAAAAGACCCCGCTTTCCAGGCCGAGCTCGACTATTATCTGGAACAATATGCCGGCCGGCCGACGCCGCTCTATTGCGCGGCGCGGTTATCCGACGAGCTGGGCGGCCCGAAGATCTATTTAAAACGCGAAGACCTTTGCCACACCGGCGCCCACAAGATTAATAACGTCCTGGGACAGCTGCTTCTAGCCCGGCGGATGGGGAAACGGCGGATCATCGCCGAGACCGGCGCGGGGCAGCACGGGGTCGCCACGGCGACCGGCGCGGCGCTGCTCGGGATGGAATGCGCCGTCTACATGGGCTCGGCAGACGTCAAGCGCCAGGCGCTCAACGTTTTCCGGATGGAACTGCTCGGCGCAAAAGTCATCCCGGTCACGGCCGGGAGCAAAACCTTAAAAGACGCGGTCAACGAAACCTTCCGCGACTGGATGGCGCACCCCACCGACACTTTTTACTGCCTCGGCTCCTGCGTCGGCCCGCACCCATATCCGCTGATGGTCCGCGACTTCCAGTCGGTCATCGGCCGGGAAGCTAAGGTGCAGCATCTGGCGGCGGAGAAAAAAGAGCCGGATTGCCTTGTTGCCTGCGTCGGCGGCGGTTCGAACTCGATCGGCTTGTTCCACCCGTTCCTGGCGGACAGCGGGGTCCGGATCATCGGCGTGGAAGCGGCGGGGGCGGCCTCGCTCTGCAAAGGGACGATCGGCGTGCTGCACGGCGCCCGGGAATATGTTCTGCAGTCGAAAACCGGGCAGATCATGAATACTCATTCGATCTCGGCCGGCCTCGATTATTCCGGCTCGGGCCCGGAGCACAGTTATCTGAAAGACGCCGGACGCGTCGAATACGTGACGGCTAACGATAAAGAGGCGCTGGACGGGTTCCGGCTGCTGTCCCGGACCGAAGGGATAATCCCGGCGCTGGAATCGTCGCACGCGATCGCCTACCTCAGGAAACTGGCGCCGCAAATGGACCGGTCGCAGACCGTGATCGTCTGCCTGTCGGGCAGGGGAGATAAGGATGTCGAGAGTATCAGAAGCCTTCGCCGGGCGTAA
- the trpA gene encoding tryptophan synthase subunit alpha — MSRVSEAFAGRKALITYITAGDPSLAVTEKLVFDLVKAGADIIELGIPFSDPLADGPVIQASHQRALKKNVSLAEVFKLVGRVRKRSSIPLCFMLAYNLIAQYGEQKFYDDCARFGVNGAIVPDLPPEESRVAGHGSRVDEIYLIAPTSTEKRIKLAAEKSSGFVYLVSVAGITGKRQALAADLGALVAKVKRFTKLPVAVGFGISTPAQAKEAAKVADGVIVGSAIVDLIAKGKRPAAVKFVASLRKAIDGAGR, encoded by the coding sequence ATGTCGAGAGTATCAGAAGCCTTCGCCGGGCGTAAAGCCTTAATAACTTACATTACCGCCGGCGATCCGTCGCTGGCGGTGACCGAGAAACTGGTTTTTGACCTGGTCAAAGCCGGCGCCGACATTATCGAGCTGGGGATCCCTTTTTCCGATCCGCTCGCCGACGGCCCGGTCATCCAGGCTTCGCACCAGCGGGCGCTGAAAAAGAACGTCAGCCTGGCGGAAGTTTTTAAACTGGTCGGCCGGGTCAGAAAGCGCTCGAGTATTCCCCTCTGCTTTATGCTGGCTTATAACCTGATCGCCCAGTACGGCGAACAAAAATTCTACGATGATTGCGCGCGGTTCGGAGTCAACGGCGCGATCGTCCCGGACCTGCCGCCCGAAGAGTCGCGCGTTGCGGGTCACGGGTCGCGGGTCGATGAGATATATTTAATTGCGCCGACGTCGACGGAGAAAAGGATCAAGCTGGCGGCGGAGAAATCGTCCGGTTTTGTCTATCTTGTCTCGGTCGCGGGGATAACGGGGAAGCGGCAGGCATTAGCCGCCGACCTGGGAGCGCTGGTCGCCAAAGTTAAGCGGTTCACCAAGCTGCCGGTCGCGGTCGGCTTCGGGATCTCCACGCCGGCTCAGGCCAAGGAAGCGGCCAAGGTTGCTGATGGCGTGATCGTCGGTTCGGCGATCGTCGACCTGATCGCCAAAGGGAAGCGCCCGGCAGCGGTCAAATTCGTCGCGTCGCTCAGAAAGGCCATCGACGGCGCGGGGCGCTGA
- a CDS encoding glycogen/starch synthase, which translates to MRVAASRSKPLHIWMVTPEMSGIKKTGGLADAVSGLSEGLARLGHTVTAIMPKHLGTLELFLRAKFNLNYFDDMTVPVGDLRTPTSIIRGSIRDEASGFNMNAFFLDTADSTAFGSRTRLYGYQDDAHRFFFYNRATHELFCKFLAEKKRGKFIPDIVHCHDWQTGITPFLFNYFGPSAATVRTIYNIHNLGYSCGERNLDPWNFAHKIGVSTNSDPRLFGPDGLEFYGRVEPHKAALLFADRVVAVSPAYAEELRSGKTDPPADLYAGILKTRGSDMTGILNGLPDNFGPTLFFNQGVIPANFGPADLSGRTVNRAALQDRLGLPRDPEAMVVVWSSRLADQKGIDITIQALPEMLEKIPRSQFIFVGDGEQRYVDALNDLAKRYPGRVKIEKFNEQLEILALAGGDVLLMPSRYEPCGLNQMKAQKLGTVPFGRETGGLINTIAYAKTGYSFWELSPEAMTEKLVEVWTAFQNKPFWQEMVARITQLDYSWDSRAQDYVDLFRDALSAPRRRWPF; encoded by the coding sequence ATGAGAGTTGCCGCCAGCAGAAGCAAGCCCTTGCATATTTGGATGGTCACGCCCGAGATGTCCGGCATTAAAAAAACCGGCGGCCTGGCCGACGCCGTTTCCGGCTTGAGCGAAGGATTGGCCCGGCTCGGCCACACGGTCACCGCCATCATGCCCAAGCACCTCGGCACGCTGGAGCTTTTTCTCCGCGCCAAATTCAATCTCAATTATTTTGACGATATGACCGTGCCGGTCGGCGACCTGCGCACCCCGACCTCGATCATCAGGGGGTCGATCCGCGACGAGGCGAGCGGTTTCAACATGAACGCGTTCTTCCTGGATACCGCCGATTCGACCGCCTTCGGCAGCCGGACCCGGCTGTACGGCTACCAGGACGACGCCCACCGTTTCTTTTTTTACAACCGGGCAACGCACGAGCTCTTTTGCAAGTTCCTGGCCGAAAAGAAACGGGGCAAATTCATCCCCGACATCGTCCACTGCCACGACTGGCAGACGGGGATAACCCCGTTCCTCTTCAATTACTTCGGGCCGTCGGCTGCGACCGTCCGCACCATTTACAATATCCATAACCTCGGCTACAGCTGCGGCGAGCGGAACCTCGATCCCTGGAACTTTGCCCACAAGATCGGCGTTTCGACCAATAGCGATCCCCGGCTGTTCGGCCCGGATGGGCTGGAGTTCTACGGCCGCGTCGAGCCGCACAAGGCCGCCCTGCTCTTTGCCGACCGGGTCGTCGCGGTCAGCCCGGCTTACGCCGAGGAGCTGCGCAGCGGGAAGACCGATCCGCCTGCCGACCTCTATGCCGGTATCCTGAAAACGCGCGGCAGCGACATGACCGGGATCCTCAACGGCTTGCCCGACAATTTCGGGCCGACGCTGTTCTTTAACCAGGGAGTTATCCCGGCCAATTTTGGCCCGGCCGACCTGAGCGGCCGCACGGTTAACCGCGCAGCTTTGCAGGACCGGTTGGGATTGCCCCGCGATCCGGAAGCGATGGTGGTGGTCTGGTCGTCGCGCCTGGCCGACCAGAAAGGGATCGATATCACCATCCAGGCGCTGCCGGAGATGCTGGAAAAGATCCCGCGCTCGCAATTCATCTTCGTCGGCGACGGCGAACAGCGCTACGTCGATGCGTTAAACGACCTCGCCAAGCGCTACCCCGGCCGGGTTAAGATCGAAAAATTCAACGAGCAGCTGGAGATCCTGGCGCTGGCGGGCGGGGATGTGCTCTTGATGCCGTCGCGCTATGAACCGTGCGGGTTGAACCAGATGAAAGCGCAGAAGCTCGGGACCGTGCCGTTCGGGCGGGAAACCGGCGGGCTGATCAACACCATTGCTTACGCCAAGACCGGCTATTCCTTCTGGGAACTGTCACCGGAGGCGATGACCGAAAAACTGGTCGAAGTCTGGACCGCTTTCCAGAACAAGCCGTTCTGGCAGGAAATGGTCGCCCGGATCACGCAGCTGGATTATTCCTGGGACAGCCGGGCGCAGGATTATGTCGACCTCTTCCGCGACGCCCTCAGCGCCCCGCGCCGTCGATGGCCTTTCTGA
- a CDS encoding HD domain-containing protein translates to MFINRLIYRVRQFYANLSAVYLKEDDAFVRSYLSSEEVGLFNQLPTYEKKHAVIVAKKMLELALYNPELDPRKLAILGLLHDIGKVAEHNSILAKAGLVLLRFFFPYLYDRLADLGARRRLFRKFFVHKHHGLVGADMLAKIGVSGEYLMIIKKHDPRVEPFALDDPVELQILQQADSTY, encoded by the coding sequence ATGTTTATTAACAGGCTGATTTATCGCGTCAGGCAGTTTTACGCCAATCTCTCGGCGGTCTACCTGAAAGAAGACGACGCTTTTGTCCGGAGCTACCTGAGCAGCGAAGAAGTGGGGCTGTTCAACCAGCTGCCGACCTACGAGAAAAAGCACGCGGTGATAGTCGCCAAAAAGATGCTGGAGCTAGCCCTTTACAACCCGGAGCTCGATCCGCGCAAACTGGCGATCCTCGGCCTGCTCCACGATATCGGCAAGGTGGCGGAGCACAACTCGATCCTGGCCAAGGCGGGCCTGGTGCTGCTCCGGTTCTTTTTCCCCTATCTCTACGACCGCCTGGCAGACCTGGGTGCCCGGCGCCGGCTGTTCCGGAAGTTCTTTGTCCATAAGCACCACGGCCTGGTCGGGGCGGATATGCTGGCCAAGATCGGCGTTTCCGGGGAGTATTTGATGATCATTAAGAAACACGACCCGCGCGTTGAGCCATTTGCCCTGGATGACCCCGTGGAATTGCAGATCCTGCAGCAGGCGGACTCTACTTACTAG
- the queF gene encoding preQ(1) synthase, giving the protein MPEIAVIENKNADRDYAVNIEFPEFTCVCPKTGLPDFATIKIEYIPDKLIVELKSLKLYFVSYRNVGTFHEEVVNKILDDLVAACKPRKIKVVGEFNVRGGIKTTVSASK; this is encoded by the coding sequence ATGCCGGAAATAGCGGTTATTGAGAATAAGAACGCCGACCGCGATTACGCGGTCAATATCGAGTTCCCGGAGTTCACCTGCGTCTGCCCCAAGACCGGCCTCCCCGACTTCGCCACCATCAAGATCGAATATATTCCCGACAAACTGATCGTGGAGCTCAAGTCGCTGAAGCTTTACTTTGTCTCCTACCGGAATGTCGGCACTTTCCACGAAGAGGTCGTCAACAAGATCCTGGACGACCTGGTCGCCGCGTGCAAGCCGCGGAAGATAAAGGTGGTCGGGGAATTCAACGTCCGGGGCGGGATCAAGACGACGGTTAGCGCTAGTAAGTAG
- the pyrF gene encoding orotidine-5'-phosphate decarboxylase has product MSFVQLLDQASAANHSALCVGLDVDLSQLPARFLSTDDPILNFNIAVIEATANLVCAYKPNAAFYEMYGLYGLSSLIRTIDYIHAHTKVPVILDAKRGDVGHSSAAYAKAAFESLKADAVTVNPYMGHDSVKPFLDYRDKGTFVLCLTSNAGSQDFEAAGGQEPLYLSVAKHVKEWNHYGNCGLVVGATKPDELQGIAAIAGEMPILIPGVGAQGGSLEAAVKHGGQRPIINASRSIIYAAEPKVEAKKLRDEINKCRK; this is encoded by the coding sequence ATGAGCTTCGTCCAACTTCTTGACCAGGCTTCCGCCGCCAACCACAGCGCCCTCTGCGTCGGCCTCGACGTCGATTTAAGCCAGCTTCCCGCCCGGTTCCTCAGCACCGACGACCCGATCCTGAACTTCAACATCGCCGTGATCGAGGCGACCGCCAACCTGGTCTGCGCTTACAAGCCGAACGCCGCGTTCTACGAGATGTACGGCCTCTACGGCCTTAGCTCCCTGATCCGGACGATCGACTACATCCATGCCCATACCAAGGTCCCGGTCATTCTTGACGCCAAGCGCGGCGACGTCGGCCACTCTTCGGCCGCCTACGCCAAGGCGGCGTTCGAGTCGCTCAAGGCCGACGCCGTCACCGTCAATCCGTACATGGGGCACGACTCGGTCAAGCCGTTCCTCGATTACCGCGATAAAGGAACTTTTGTCCTCTGCCTGACGAGCAACGCCGGCAGCCAGGACTTTGAGGCGGCCGGCGGCCAAGAGCCGCTCTACCTCTCCGTGGCCAAGCACGTCAAGGAATGGAACCACTACGGCAACTGCGGCCTGGTGGTCGGCGCCACCAAGCCGGACGAGCTGCAAGGGATCGCGGCGATCGCCGGTGAGATGCCGATCCTGATCCCGGGGGTCGGCGCCCAGGGGGGCAGCCTCGAAGCGGCCGTCAAACACGGCGGCCAACGGCCGATCATCAACGCTTCGCGCAGCATCATTTACGCGGCGGAACCGAAAGTGGAAGCCAAAAAACTGCGCGACGAGATCAACAAATGCCGGAAATAG
- the rpsA gene encoding 30S ribosomal protein S1, with protein MAEELSATSFDKSQGDAGLSEVEELIRQTLAETKRFEKPAETPASPAADKKDEFRATAFAAAPKPAPAPTPVPAAPVLASEKPAPRPAAAKPAAEPSAYEATMKEYQVGDIVKGKVLKVDPSGVLVDIKYKADGLIPMEELSDRSGRSAEETVKVGDVIDVLIENLENKEGYAILSKKKADFEKNWKIANNAYHSRSLLEGKVLQALKGGLVVDCQGMRGFVPASQVAKRPEETLESFVGQTLPLRVIEVNQRQGKIVLSHRQAAGDKEKLDSLKILDELEVGQVRKGKVSHLKSFGAFVDLGGIEGLIHLTELSWKRVKHPSEVVKAGEEIDVFVLGVDRINKKVSLGLKELQPDPWANASDLYKPGQTVKAKVLRFAKFGAFAELERGLEGLIHISELAKAPVQNPGDAVKIGETYDVKILRVIPEEQKIGLSIKEVIRERERKAAKAAPPPPAASTATTEEKKVTIADMIAEKERAKAEKEAEAAEVIDEGSEDQTASDQSGT; from the coding sequence ATGGCTGAAGAACTCTCCGCGACATCTTTTGACAAAAGCCAGGGCGACGCCGGTTTATCCGAAGTCGAAGAACTGATCCGCCAAACCCTGGCCGAGACCAAACGGTTCGAAAAACCGGCCGAGACGCCGGCCTCCCCGGCCGCCGACAAGAAAGACGAATTCCGGGCGACCGCCTTTGCCGCGGCGCCGAAACCGGCACCAGCCCCAACGCCCGTTCCCGCCGCGCCGGTCTTAGCGAGCGAAAAACCGGCCCCGCGCCCGGCCGCCGCCAAACCGGCGGCGGAACCGTCCGCTTACGAAGCGACCATGAAAGAATACCAGGTCGGCGATATCGTTAAGGGGAAGGTCCTCAAGGTGGATCCCTCCGGCGTCCTGGTCGATATCAAGTACAAGGCCGACGGCCTGATCCCGATGGAGGAATTGTCCGACCGCTCCGGCCGCTCGGCGGAAGAGACGGTCAAGGTCGGCGACGTCATCGACGTCCTGATCGAAAACCTGGAAAATAAGGAAGGCTACGCCATCCTCTCCAAGAAAAAGGCCGATTTTGAAAAGAACTGGAAGATCGCCAACAACGCTTACCACAGCCGGTCTCTCCTGGAGGGGAAAGTGCTCCAGGCCTTGAAGGGCGGACTGGTCGTCGATTGCCAGGGGATGCGCGGTTTTGTCCCCGCTTCCCAGGTCGCCAAGCGGCCGGAAGAGACCCTCGAGTCTTTCGTCGGCCAAACCCTGCCGCTCCGGGTCATTGAAGTCAACCAGCGCCAGGGGAAGATCGTCCTCTCGCACCGCCAGGCGGCCGGCGATAAAGAAAAACTCGACTCGCTCAAGATCCTCGATGAGCTGGAAGTCGGCCAGGTCCGCAAAGGGAAGGTCTCCCACCTCAAGAGCTTCGGCGCTTTCGTCGACCTGGGCGGGATCGAAGGGCTGATCCACCTGACCGAGCTCTCCTGGAAACGGGTCAAGCACCCGTCGGAAGTGGTCAAGGCGGGCGAAGAGATCGACGTTTTTGTCCTCGGCGTCGACCGGATCAACAAGAAGGTCTCCCTCGGCCTCAAGGAACTCCAGCCCGACCCGTGGGCCAACGCCTCCGACCTGTACAAACCGGGCCAGACCGTCAAGGCCAAGGTCCTCCGCTTCGCCAAGTTCGGCGCTTTTGCCGAGCTGGAGCGGGGACTGGAAGGGCTGATCCATATCTCCGAGCTCGCCAAGGCCCCGGTCCAGAACCCGGGCGACGCGGTCAAGATCGGCGAGACCTATGATGTCAAGATCCTGCGCGTCATCCCCGAAGAGCAGAAGATCGGCCTCTCGATCAAGGAAGTGATCAGGGAACGGGAGCGCAAAGCGGCCAAAGCCGCCCCGCCGCCGCCCGCCGCCAGCACCGCGACGACCGAAGAGAAAAAAGTCACCATCGCCGACATGATCGCCGAAAAGGAACGGGCCAAGGCCGAAAAAGAGGCGGAAGCGGCCGAGGTGATCGACGAAGGATCCGAAGACCAGACCGCCAGCGACCAATCCGGGACATGA
- a CDS encoding S-adenosylmethionine decarboxylase — protein sequence METHGNPHLTLDLSGCPAEKMADVALIFNVLEELPARLGMTPIATPSVFKYTGRVAEDAGVTGVVLVEDAHISVHTFPERGRAVIDLFSCRDFNAELARELLLGAFAARDHELTMINRSPEVAVAVEERVRPRVYH from the coding sequence GTGGAAACGCACGGCAATCCGCACTTAACCCTCGATCTGTCCGGCTGCCCGGCCGAAAAAATGGCCGACGTAGCGCTAATTTTTAACGTCCTCGAAGAATTGCCCGCCAGACTGGGGATGACCCCCATTGCCACCCCATCGGTCTTCAAATATACCGGGCGGGTCGCGGAAGACGCGGGGGTCACGGGGGTCGTACTGGTCGAGGACGCGCACATCTCCGTTCATACCTTCCCGGAACGGGGGCGGGCGGTCATCGATCTTTTTTCCTGCCGCGACTTTAACGCGGAGCTGGCCAGGGAGCTTTTACTGGGCGCCTTCGCCGCCCGCGACCACGAACTGACCATGATCAATCGCAGCCCGGAAGTCGCCGTTGCAGTCGAAGAGCGAGTCCGCCCCCGCGTTTACCACTGA